One genomic region from Pseudoalteromonas rubra encodes:
- a CDS encoding serine hydrolase domain-containing protein, which translates to MKSLNLGAALICIGVLSACVSHNERPTITIEQPALTAIAMTQVTLAARVTDKDDNLKSIAWRQVSGPDDAVLHVAGDQAQSIDVHLPTAAGEYTFEITAKDELDVYQSKRFTVVVKSLQETVFVQLDDLLLQVYEADKALIPGIQALIDFNQDGIVWRGAAGFRDAQQTQVLKTDTPFRIASISKLLSAAVTFSMIDDGQFTLDTPITALISPEDMPPGYGIEDLHVAQGVKRGGSLTIRQLLDQSTGIRDFISYLHDPLAPDTRSFIAALQGGEDDIPALWHSDLLIADLLGRGLTQNLEAMPGEKHLYGNSNTDLLAWALEKHTKKRFEQLLYERVLQPLGMDNTYMDRHEPMRGSEQMAHHYFYIPEHEEIPPELSGNHNVVALGVNTSFAWAGGGMVSTLDDLNVFMTALHQGHLVEDPQLQSEIAEHWLSEVPEEGVQEHYGLAQERFDFEGYSTTGHSGFWGTNATFVEPLAIRMVTASHQVSAESFYEFEQAAIALFHELGIKGVAPLTKDTQ; encoded by the coding sequence ATGAAATCACTCAACTTGGGCGCTGCGCTGATCTGTATTGGCGTGCTGAGCGCATGTGTTAGCCACAATGAACGACCGACTATTACCATTGAGCAACCAGCACTGACGGCCATCGCGATGACTCAGGTGACGCTGGCAGCCAGAGTCACTGATAAGGATGATAACCTGAAATCAATCGCCTGGCGTCAGGTCTCCGGGCCGGATGATGCCGTGCTGCATGTAGCGGGTGATCAGGCACAAAGTATCGATGTACACCTTCCCACAGCCGCCGGCGAATATACTTTTGAGATCACTGCCAAGGATGAGCTTGATGTCTATCAGAGCAAACGTTTCACTGTGGTCGTAAAGTCGCTGCAGGAAACTGTTTTTGTGCAACTTGATGATTTGTTATTGCAGGTTTATGAAGCGGATAAGGCCCTGATCCCAGGCATCCAGGCCCTGATAGATTTCAATCAGGATGGGATTGTCTGGCGAGGTGCAGCAGGCTTTCGGGATGCACAGCAGACTCAGGTGTTAAAGACGGATACGCCGTTTCGCATTGCCAGTATTTCGAAGTTATTAAGTGCAGCAGTGACCTTTTCCATGATTGACGATGGACAATTTACGCTGGATACGCCAATCACGGCGCTGATCTCGCCAGAGGATATGCCACCGGGTTATGGCATCGAGGACTTGCATGTTGCGCAGGGTGTTAAACGCGGGGGATCACTCACGATCCGGCAACTATTAGATCAAAGTACCGGGATCCGTGATTTTATTTCTTATTTGCATGACCCGTTAGCGCCTGATACACGTTCATTTATTGCGGCATTGCAAGGCGGTGAAGACGATATTCCGGCGCTATGGCATTCGGATCTGCTCATTGCCGATCTGCTTGGTCGTGGTTTAACACAAAACCTGGAGGCTATGCCGGGAGAAAAGCACCTGTATGGCAACAGTAATACCGATTTACTCGCCTGGGCACTGGAAAAGCACACCAAAAAGCGCTTTGAGCAGCTGTTATATGAGCGTGTATTGCAGCCGCTCGGTATGGACAACACCTATATGGACCGGCATGAACCGATGCGAGGTTCTGAGCAGATGGCGCACCATTACTTTTATATTCCTGAACACGAGGAGATCCCCCCTGAATTGAGTGGCAATCATAATGTAGTTGCACTGGGGGTGAATACCTCTTTTGCCTGGGCTGGCGGCGGAATGGTGTCCACACTGGATGATCTCAATGTGTTTATGACAGCGCTTCATCAGGGGCATTTGGTTGAGGATCCTCAGTTACAATCGGAAATTGCCGAGCACTGGCTGAGTGAAGTGCCTGAAGAGGGCGTTCAGGAGCATTATGGCCTGGCGCAGGAGCGGTTTGATTTTGAGGGCTATTCCACAACCGGACATTCCGGGTTCTGGGGCACTAACGCAACATTTGTTGAGCCGCTGGCGATCCGTATGGTCACAGCAAGTCATCAGGTATCTGCTGAGAGTTTTTATGAATTCGAGCAAGCAGCCATTGCGTTATTTCACGAACTGGGCATAAAAGGCGTGGCGCCGCTCACCAAAGATACTCAGTGA
- the atpB gene encoding F0F1 ATP synthase subunit A: MAAEEVTLSSHIQHHLTNAKMCSTDAGLAFNKACADSGFWTWHIDTLAWSIGLGLIFLWIFRSAAKKSTTGVPGKFQCFIEMVVELVGDNVRDTYHGNSKLIAPLALTIFVWVFLMNLMDLVPVDFLPAFAGFVGEQAFGMDPHDVYMKIVPTTDVNMTAALALGVFILMIGYSIRIKGLGGFIAELTLHPFSSKNKLVMAILIPCNLLLETIALVAKPFSLALRLFGNLYAGEMIFILIGAIGLMQLPLHFVWAVFHIMVIVLQAFVFMMLTIVYLSMASTKSH; the protein is encoded by the coding sequence ATGGCTGCAGAAGAAGTGACTCTATCGAGCCATATTCAGCACCACTTGACCAATGCCAAGATGTGTTCGACCGATGCCGGTCTGGCCTTCAATAAAGCATGTGCGGACAGTGGTTTCTGGACATGGCATATAGATACCCTCGCATGGTCCATCGGTTTAGGTCTTATATTCTTATGGATCTTCCGAAGTGCCGCTAAAAAATCCACCACAGGTGTTCCTGGTAAATTCCAGTGCTTTATTGAAATGGTTGTTGAGCTCGTTGGTGATAACGTGCGAGACACTTACCATGGCAACAGCAAACTGATCGCGCCTTTGGCCCTGACTATCTTTGTCTGGGTGTTCTTAATGAACTTGATGGATTTGGTTCCAGTTGATTTCCTACCTGCTTTCGCTGGCTTCGTTGGTGAGCAAGCATTTGGTATGGACCCACATGATGTTTACATGAAGATTGTACCGACCACAGACGTGAATATGACTGCTGCTCTGGCATTGGGCGTATTTATTCTGATGATCGGGTATTCAATTCGTATCAAAGGTCTGGGCGGCTTCATTGCTGAGCTTACGCTTCACCCGTTCAGCTCTAAGAACAAATTAGTGATGGCGATTCTTATCCCATGTAACTTGCTACTTGAAACAATCGCATTGGTTGCTAAGCCTTTCTCGCTGGCACTGCGTTTGTTCGGTAACTTGTATGCGGGTGAGATGATCTTCATCCTGATTGGTGCAATCGGCCTGATGCAGCTTCCACTGCACTTTGTATGGGCTGTGTTCCACATCATGGTAATCGTACTGCAAGCATTCGTATTTATGATGCTGACCATCGTTTACCTCAGCATGGCTAGCACAAAAAGCCACTAA
- a CDS encoding ParB/RepB/Spo0J family partition protein yields MSVKKRGLGRGLDALLSSAKPAAPQPAQPEVTQTQGTERAVEPEQTTQSHEVTDQELQRLPIEYLQRGKYQPRKDMSEQALEELASSIRAQGVLQPIVVRPVAENQFEIIAGERRWRAAQLAELDVVPCIIKDVADEAAVAIALIENIQREDLNAMEEAVALDRLLNEFELTHQQVADAVGKSRTTVTNLLRLNNLNDDVKILLEHGDIEMGHARCLLALTGEQQSEAARTAVAKGLTVRETEKLVRAMLEPVEKKPAKEKDPDVKLLEQQLAENLGAKVEINYNQKGKGKLVISYANLDELDGILGRIQPDFQQPS; encoded by the coding sequence ATGTCGGTGAAAAAACGCGGTTTGGGTCGAGGTCTGGATGCCCTGTTGAGTTCAGCAAAACCTGCTGCGCCTCAACCTGCTCAGCCTGAAGTCACACAAACCCAGGGCACCGAGCGTGCCGTTGAACCCGAGCAGACGACGCAAAGTCATGAGGTGACCGATCAGGAATTACAACGGTTGCCCATCGAGTATTTGCAACGTGGTAAGTATCAGCCGCGCAAGGACATGTCTGAGCAGGCGCTTGAAGAACTTGCCAGTTCGATCCGGGCACAAGGTGTATTGCAACCGATAGTGGTGCGCCCGGTCGCTGAAAACCAATTCGAAATCATTGCCGGTGAACGACGCTGGCGCGCTGCGCAGCTTGCTGAGCTGGATGTGGTGCCTTGTATCATCAAAGATGTTGCAGATGAAGCCGCAGTGGCCATTGCGTTGATTGAGAACATTCAGCGTGAAGATCTTAATGCCATGGAAGAAGCGGTTGCTCTCGACCGATTACTGAACGAGTTTGAACTGACGCATCAACAAGTTGCTGACGCCGTAGGCAAGTCTCGTACCACAGTGACCAATTTACTTCGTCTCAATAATCTCAATGATGATGTAAAAATCTTGTTGGAACATGGTGATATTGAAATGGGTCATGCCCGTTGTTTACTGGCACTGACCGGTGAGCAGCAATCGGAAGCGGCCAGAACCGCGGTCGCTAAAGGGCTAACGGTCCGTGAAACCGAGAAGCTGGTGCGTGCTATGCTAGAGCCAGTGGAGAAAAAACCAGCAAAAGAGAAAGATCCGGACGTTAAACTGCTTGAGCAACAACTGGCAGAAAACCTTGGGGCCAAAGTGGAGATAAATTATAACCAAAAAGGCAAAGGTAAGCTGGTGATTTCTTATGCAAATTTAGATGAATTAGACGGAATTTTGGGGCGTATCCAGCCCGATTTTCAACAACCCTCGTAA
- the atpH gene encoding F0F1 ATP synthase subunit delta yields MSELTTIARPYAKAAFELAVEKGTVEAWNEMLFFAGQVARDEQVQLLLGGIATEAEQSDVFIKLCAEQLDEQGQNLIKLMAENERLAAIPAVADLFAELKADYDKEIDVNVVSAAALAEEEQAKLVAALEKRFARKVKLNCSIDETIVSGLVIKAGDTVIDGSIRGKLDRLVTTLQS; encoded by the coding sequence ATGTCTGAATTGACTACTATCGCTCGCCCATACGCTAAAGCGGCTTTTGAACTTGCCGTTGAGAAAGGCACAGTTGAAGCTTGGAATGAAATGCTGTTCTTCGCAGGCCAGGTGGCCCGCGATGAACAGGTTCAGCTGCTACTGGGTGGCATTGCTACCGAAGCAGAGCAGTCTGATGTATTCATCAAGCTATGCGCTGAGCAACTCGACGAACAAGGCCAAAATCTTATCAAGCTGATGGCCGAAAATGAGCGTTTAGCCGCCATTCCAGCTGTTGCAGATTTGTTTGCTGAACTTAAAGCAGACTATGACAAAGAAATCGACGTTAACGTCGTTTCAGCAGCAGCGCTTGCCGAAGAAGAGCAAGCAAAATTGGTCGCGGCACTTGAGAAACGTTTCGCACGCAAAGTTAAGCTGAATTGTAGCATCGACGAAACCATCGTAAGTGGTCTGGTCATTAAAGCTGGCGATACCGTCATTGACGGCTCTATTCGCGGCAAGTTAGATCGTCTTGTGACGACGCTACAATCGTAA
- the mioC gene encoding FMN-binding protein MioC, translating to MRNIEIIIGSQMGSAEYVAEQLAEQLDASEFNTQLHEQPDLSACQHSVWLVVTSTYGAGDYPDNLLPFIEQLTDHEDLSHVQFAVVGIGDSSYDTFNLAASNCAQLLSDKGAQQLLPVLKIDVQDEALPEDAAIAWLPTLKQQLDQAC from the coding sequence ATGCGCAATATTGAGATCATCATAGGTAGCCAAATGGGCTCCGCAGAGTACGTTGCAGAACAGCTTGCCGAGCAGCTTGATGCCAGTGAATTCAACACACAACTGCATGAACAACCGGACCTGAGTGCCTGTCAGCATTCAGTGTGGCTGGTGGTCACATCGACTTATGGCGCCGGCGACTATCCGGATAACCTGCTGCCTTTTATAGAGCAACTGACTGATCATGAAGATCTGAGCCATGTGCAATTTGCCGTAGTGGGTATCGGCGACTCAAGCTATGACACCTTTAATCTGGCCGCCAGTAACTGTGCGCAGCTACTATCAGATAAAGGCGCACAGCAGCTTTTACCGGTATTAAAGATCGATGTACAAGATGAAGCACTGCCGGAAGATGCCGCCATCGCCTGGTTGCCCACATTAAAACAGCAACTGGATCAGGCGTGTTAA
- the mnmG gene encoding tRNA uridine-5-carboxymethylaminomethyl(34) synthesis enzyme MnmG — protein MIYHEHFDVIVVGGGHAGTEAALAAARMGMNTLLLTHNMDTLGQMSCNPAIGGIGKGHLVKEIDALGGAMAKAIDKGGIQFRTLNSSKGPAVRATRAQADRILYKAAIQDTLQNQENLKIFQQSCDDLIVEQDRVKGVVTQMGLRFSAETVVLTVGTFLGGQIHIGLENFKGGRAGDPPSIALAQRLRELPFRVDRLKTGTPPRIDARTVDFSVMQAQPGDTPTPVFSFMGKASDHPQQIPCYITYTNEKTHDVIRENLHRSPMYAGVIEGIGPRYCPSIEDKIVRFADKEKHQIFVEPEGLTSYELYPNGISTSLPFDIQLEIVRSIQGFENAHICRPGYAIEYDFFDPRDLKQSLETKFINGLFFAGQINGTTGYEEAGAQGLIAGMNAALQVKGLDAWTPRRDQAYTGVLIDDLATLGTKEPYRMFTSRAEYRLLLREDNADLRLTEQGRKLGLVDDERWAAYNNKLEVMEQETQRLRNTWIHKDHPALAQVNELLKSPLTREASLEDLIRRPEVSYNTLMQIEGLASEQDNIQALEQVEIQTKYAGYIARQQDEINKQLRHEETLLPAEFDYAQVSGLSNEVVAKLSEARPQTIGQASRISGITPAAISLLLVYLKKQGLLRKSA, from the coding sequence ATGATTTATCACGAACATTTTGACGTTATCGTTGTTGGTGGTGGTCATGCAGGTACTGAGGCAGCATTAGCTGCAGCACGTATGGGCATGAATACCTTATTGTTAACACACAATATGGACACCCTGGGACAGATGTCCTGTAACCCAGCGATCGGCGGGATCGGAAAAGGTCATCTGGTTAAAGAGATCGATGCTTTAGGTGGTGCAATGGCCAAAGCGATCGACAAAGGCGGGATCCAGTTCCGTACTCTAAACTCTTCTAAAGGCCCTGCTGTGCGAGCTACTCGTGCTCAGGCAGATCGCATTCTGTATAAAGCGGCAATCCAGGATACCTTACAAAATCAGGAAAACCTGAAGATCTTTCAGCAATCGTGTGATGATCTGATCGTTGAACAGGATCGGGTGAAAGGCGTAGTTACCCAAATGGGACTGCGCTTCAGTGCTGAAACGGTAGTATTGACCGTCGGTACTTTCCTCGGTGGTCAAATCCACATTGGTCTGGAAAACTTTAAAGGCGGCCGTGCAGGCGATCCACCGTCAATTGCACTGGCACAGCGTTTACGTGAACTGCCCTTCCGTGTTGATCGACTGAAAACAGGCACACCACCTCGTATTGATGCACGCACTGTTGATTTTTCAGTGATGCAGGCACAACCAGGTGATACGCCAACGCCGGTATTCTCATTTATGGGTAAAGCGTCGGATCATCCACAACAGATCCCTTGCTATATCACGTATACCAACGAGAAAACCCATGACGTGATCCGTGAAAATCTGCATCGCTCACCTATGTATGCCGGTGTGATCGAAGGAATTGGGCCTCGTTATTGTCCGTCTATTGAAGATAAGATCGTTCGTTTCGCTGATAAAGAGAAGCATCAGATCTTTGTTGAACCAGAAGGGCTGACTTCTTACGAACTGTATCCAAATGGGATCTCCACCAGCTTGCCGTTTGATATTCAGCTGGAGATCGTGCGTTCAATTCAGGGGTTTGAAAACGCGCACATCTGTCGTCCGGGCTATGCCATCGAGTATGACTTCTTTGATCCTCGGGATCTGAAGCAGTCGCTGGAAACCAAATTCATCAATGGTCTGTTCTTCGCGGGCCAGATAAATGGCACCACCGGATACGAAGAAGCCGGCGCACAAGGCTTAATCGCCGGTATGAACGCTGCCTTACAAGTTAAGGGTCTGGATGCCTGGACACCACGTCGCGATCAGGCATACACCGGTGTCTTGATTGACGATCTGGCAACCTTAGGGACCAAAGAACCGTATCGCATGTTTACCAGCCGTGCAGAATACCGTTTGCTGTTGCGTGAAGACAACGCCGATCTGCGTCTGACCGAACAAGGTCGCAAACTGGGTTTAGTGGATGATGAGCGCTGGGCAGCTTACAACAACAAATTAGAAGTGATGGAGCAGGAAACGCAGCGACTGCGTAATACCTGGATCCACAAAGATCACCCGGCACTGGCGCAGGTGAATGAATTGCTGAAGTCGCCATTGACCCGTGAAGCCAGTTTAGAAGATCTGATCCGTCGTCCGGAAGTCAGTTATAACACACTGATGCAGATTGAAGGGTTGGCCAGCGAACAGGATAATATTCAGGCGCTGGAGCAAGTTGAGATCCAGACTAAGTACGCCGGCTATATTGCGCGTCAACAGGATGAGATCAATAAACAACTGCGTCACGAAGAAACGCTGTTACCGGCTGAGTTCGATTACGCTCAGGTCAGCGGTCTGTCTAACGAGGTGGTGGCTAAGCTGTCAGAAGCCAGACCACAAACAATCGGCCAGGCGTCTCGCATTTCTGGTATCACCCCTGCTGCTATTTCGCTATTATTAGTGTATCTGAAGAAGCAAGGGTTGTTACGCAAGTCAGCGTAA
- the atpE gene encoding F0F1 ATP synthase subunit C, with amino-acid sequence MEIAVAIKLIAVALLIGFGAIGTALGFGNMGGKFLEACARQPELAPQLQVKMFILAGLIDAVAMIGVGIAMYMLFAL; translated from the coding sequence ATGGAAATCGCAGTTGCTATTAAACTTATCGCTGTTGCTCTACTAATCGGTTTTGGTGCAATCGGTACTGCACTAGGCTTCGGTAACATGGGTGGTAAGTTCCTAGAAGCATGTGCTCGTCAGCCTGAGCTTGCGCCTCAACTACAAGTTAAAATGTTCATCCTAGCTGGTCTTATCGATGCCGTTGCAATGATCGGTGTAGGTATCGCTATGTACATGTTGTTCGCTCTTTAA
- a CDS encoding ATP synthase subunit I, with protein sequence MTHSLASPYRRAALKGVLYQGLVAIIAAVIVFIGWGVEAGLSALAGGAVLVLPNFVFAAYAFRFMGASKANQVYSSLKRGNGLKFLLTVVLFALIFKHFSVVMLPFFGTYMLVMLTQWLVLIFFNH encoded by the coding sequence GTGACTCATTCGTTAGCAAGCCCATATCGGCGTGCCGCATTAAAAGGTGTTTTGTATCAGGGTCTCGTAGCTATCATTGCTGCAGTAATAGTTTTTATTGGTTGGGGAGTGGAAGCAGGCTTGTCGGCGTTGGCTGGCGGTGCGGTGCTGGTACTCCCTAATTTTGTATTTGCCGCTTATGCATTCCGATTTATGGGTGCCAGTAAGGCAAATCAAGTGTATTCCTCATTGAAACGAGGAAACGGATTAAAATTTTTGCTAACTGTTGTGCTTTTTGCGCTCATTTTTAAGCACTTTTCAGTCGTCATGCTGCCGTTTTTCGGCACTTATATGCTGGTGATGCTGACACAATGGTTGGTTCTGATTTTTTTTAATCATTAA
- the atpA gene encoding F0F1 ATP synthase subunit alpha: protein MQLNSTEISALIKQRIEQFEVVSEARNEGTIVSVTDGIIRIHGLADCMQGEMIELPGNRYAIALNLERDSVGAVVMGPYADLKEGVKVKSTGRILEVPVGRGLLGRVVNTLGEPIDGKGAVDNDGFEPVEKIAPGVIERQSVDEPVQTGYKSIDSMIPVGRGQRELVIGDRQTGKTALAIDAIINQKDTGVKCVYVAVGQKASTIANVVRKLEEHGALENTIVVVASASESAALQFLAPFSGCTMGEYFRDRGEDALIVYDDLSKQAVAYRQISLLLKRPPGREAYPGDVFYLHSRLLERASRVNADYVEKFTNGEVKGQTGSLTALPIIETQGGDVSAFVPTNVISITDGQIFLETDLFNAGIRPAVNAGISVSRVGGAAQTKIVKKLGGGIRLALAQYRELAAFSQFASDLDDATRAQLEHGERVTELMKQKQYAPMSVADMSLSLFAVEKGYLQDIEINKVLDFEASLIAFAKSEYAALMTQINETGNYNAEIEAQLKELLEKFKSTQTW, encoded by the coding sequence ATGCAACTTAATTCCACAGAAATTTCTGCACTGATCAAGCAACGCATTGAGCAGTTTGAAGTTGTAAGTGAAGCGCGTAACGAAGGTACTATCGTATCTGTTACCGACGGTATCATCCGCATCCACGGTCTTGCTGACTGTATGCAGGGTGAGATGATCGAGCTTCCTGGCAACCGTTATGCTATCGCATTGAACCTTGAGCGCGACTCAGTAGGTGCGGTAGTAATGGGTCCATACGCAGACCTTAAAGAAGGCGTAAAAGTTAAATCAACAGGTCGTATCCTTGAAGTACCAGTAGGCCGTGGTCTGCTAGGTCGTGTTGTAAACACACTAGGTGAGCCGATTGACGGTAAAGGCGCGGTAGACAACGATGGTTTTGAGCCAGTTGAAAAAATCGCACCGGGCGTAATCGAGCGTCAATCAGTAGACGAGCCAGTACAAACTGGTTATAAGTCTATCGACTCTATGATCCCAGTTGGTCGTGGTCAGCGTGAGCTAGTGATCGGTGACCGTCAGACTGGTAAAACAGCACTGGCTATCGATGCTATCATCAACCAAAAAGACACAGGCGTTAAGTGTGTGTACGTTGCGGTTGGTCAGAAAGCTTCAACCATTGCTAACGTAGTACGTAAACTAGAAGAGCACGGCGCTCTTGAGAACACCATTGTTGTTGTTGCATCAGCATCTGAGTCTGCTGCACTACAATTCCTGGCACCGTTCTCTGGTTGTACTATGGGTGAATACTTCCGTGACCGTGGTGAAGACGCGCTAATCGTATATGATGACCTGTCTAAGCAAGCTGTTGCTTACCGTCAGATCTCACTACTACTTAAGCGTCCACCGGGCCGTGAAGCATACCCAGGTGACGTATTCTACCTTCACTCACGTCTTCTAGAGCGTGCATCACGTGTTAACGCTGATTACGTTGAGAAGTTCACCAATGGTGAAGTGAAAGGTCAAACAGGTTCATTGACGGCATTGCCAATCATTGAAACTCAAGGTGGTGACGTTTCTGCATTCGTACCTACCAACGTTATCTCAATCACCGACGGTCAGATCTTCCTAGAAACTGACTTGTTCAACGCAGGTATCCGTCCAGCAGTTAACGCTGGTATCTCGGTATCTCGTGTAGGTGGTGCAGCGCAAACTAAAATCGTTAAGAAACTAGGTGGTGGTATCCGTCTAGCGCTAGCTCAGTACCGTGAACTAGCGGCGTTCTCTCAGTTCGCTTCTGACCTTGACGATGCAACACGTGCCCAGCTTGAGCACGGTGAGCGCGTAACAGAGCTAATGAAGCAGAAACAGTACGCACCAATGTCTGTTGCTGACATGTCTCTGTCTCTATTCGCTGTTGAGAAAGGCTACCTGCAAGACATCGAAATCAACAAAGTACTTGATTTTGAAGCAAGCCTAATCGCATTCGCGAAAAGCGAATACGCAGCGCTAATGACTCAAATCAATGAAACTGGTAACTACAACGCCGAGATCGAAGCGCAGCTGAAAGAACTTCTAGAGAAGTTCAAGTCTACGCAAACTTGGTAA
- the rsmG gene encoding 16S rRNA (guanine(527)-N(7))-methyltransferase RsmG, with translation MLLEQLTALLARTDITLTEQQKQQLVDYVGLLDKWNKAYNLTSVRDPQEMMIKHIMDSLVVAPHLNGKNYIDVGTGPGLPGIVLAIALPDTQFVLLDSLGKRVRFLTQVKHALGLENVTPVQSRVEEYQPSVKLDGVLSRAFASLQDMVQWCGHLVNDESRFLALKGQFPQQELDSLPAGVTLERDISLQVPELDGERHLIILKKD, from the coding sequence GTGTTATTAGAACAACTTACAGCCCTGTTAGCCCGTACGGACATCACGCTAACTGAACAACAAAAGCAGCAGCTCGTCGATTATGTCGGGCTGCTCGATAAATGGAACAAAGCCTACAACCTGACCTCAGTGCGCGATCCGCAAGAAATGATGATTAAACACATCATGGACTCGTTAGTCGTTGCGCCTCACCTGAACGGCAAAAATTACATCGATGTGGGCACCGGACCGGGATTACCCGGGATCGTACTGGCCATCGCCCTGCCCGATACACAATTTGTGTTGCTCGACAGCCTTGGTAAGCGTGTACGTTTTTTAACCCAGGTAAAACATGCGCTTGGACTGGAAAACGTCACACCGGTTCAGTCTCGTGTTGAAGAATATCAGCCAAGTGTTAAATTAGACGGTGTGCTGAGCCGTGCATTTGCCTCTTTGCAGGATATGGTTCAGTGGTGTGGACATCTGGTCAATGACGAAAGCCGCTTTCTGGCATTAAAAGGTCAGTTTCCGCAGCAGGAACTGGATAGCCTGCCTGCCGGTGTGACTCTGGAACGTGATATTAGTTTACAGGTCCCCGAGCTGGATGGTGAACGTCATTTAATCATTCTGAAAAAAGACTAG
- the atpF gene encoding F0F1 ATP synthase subunit B: MNLNATLIGELIAFVVFVWFCMKFVWPPLNGAIEARQKKIEDGLAASDKAEKDLEQAREKAAEELKEAKTQASEIIEQAKKRATLIVDEETTRGQQEREKIIAQGHSEIESERNRVKEELRQQVATLAVVGAEKILEREIDQAAHSDIVEKLVAEL; this comes from the coding sequence GTGAACTTAAACGCCACTCTAATAGGTGAATTAATCGCATTTGTGGTCTTCGTATGGTTCTGTATGAAGTTCGTATGGCCACCACTAAATGGTGCGATTGAAGCTCGCCAGAAGAAAATCGAAGATGGATTAGCTGCCTCTGACAAAGCTGAAAAAGATCTTGAGCAAGCGCGCGAAAAAGCTGCTGAAGAACTGAAAGAAGCGAAAACTCAAGCTAGCGAAATCATTGAACAAGCTAAAAAGCGTGCAACGCTGATTGTTGACGAAGAGACAACTCGTGGTCAGCAAGAGCGTGAGAAAATCATTGCTCAGGGACACTCTGAGATCGAATCTGAGCGCAACCGCGTGAAAGAAGAGCTACGTCAACAAGTAGCGACTCTGGCTGTGGTTGGTGCAGAGAAGATTTTAGAGCGTGAAATCGATCAAGCCGCACACAGTGACATCGTTGAAAAACTTGTCGCTGAGCTTTAA
- a CDS encoding ParA family protein → MARVIAIANQKGGVGKTTTAVNLAASMAATKRKVLLIDLDPQGNATMGSGVDKYGEVATIYDLLIEETPIQDVISKETSGEYHLIAANGDVTAAEVKLMELFAREVRLRNALESVLDQYDFIFIDCPPSLNMLTVNAMAAADSVMVPMQCEYYALEGLTALMDTITQLSKLVNPHLQIEGILRTMYDPRNRLANDVSEQLKQHFGEKVYRTVIPRNVRLAEAPSFGAPAMYYDRASSGAKAYLALAGEMLRRQEKQAAAVA, encoded by the coding sequence GTGGCTAGAGTCATTGCGATCGCAAACCAAAAAGGCGGTGTGGGAAAAACCACCACTGCAGTTAACCTGGCAGCTTCCATGGCTGCGACCAAACGCAAGGTCCTGCTGATTGACCTGGATCCACAAGGCAATGCGACCATGGGCAGCGGTGTTGACAAATATGGCGAAGTAGCAACCATTTACGATCTTTTGATCGAAGAGACCCCCATTCAGGACGTGATCAGTAAAGAAACGTCCGGCGAATACCACTTAATTGCTGCCAACGGTGATGTGACCGCGGCTGAAGTTAAGTTGATGGAATTGTTCGCTCGCGAAGTGCGCTTGCGTAATGCACTGGAATCGGTGCTGGATCAGTACGATTTTATTTTTATTGATTGCCCGCCTTCGTTGAATATGTTGACGGTTAATGCAATGGCGGCGGCTGACTCTGTTATGGTGCCTATGCAGTGTGAGTATTATGCACTGGAAGGACTAACGGCGCTGATGGATACCATCACGCAGCTTTCTAAGCTGGTCAATCCACATTTACAGATTGAGGGGATCTTGCGTACTATGTACGATCCACGTAACCGCCTGGCGAATGATGTATCTGAACAGCTGAAACAGCACTTTGGTGAAAAAGTATACCGCACGGTGATCCCACGCAATGTGCGTCTGGCAGAAGCGCCGAGTTTTGGTGCGCCAGCGATGTACTATGACAGAGCATCCAGTGGTGCCAAAGCCTATCTGGCACTGGCCGGAGAAATGCTCCGCCGTCAGGAAAAACAAGCAGCAGCTGTTGCCTAA